The genomic window CGGCGACTCGCCTCTGATTATGGCACTGCCGGCAGGCGAATTACAATTTTTATCCCGCCTAGACTGGAAGGCAGGGCGGCAATTTTTCCGTGATTCGATTCTACCAGCGCCTTGCAAATCGACAGGCCCAGACCGCTGCCACCGCGCTGGCGGCTACGGTCCTGGTCGGCGCGATACAGGCGCTCGAATAGCCGGGTATGGCTGCCATCGGGCACGCCGGGTGCGCTGTCCTCTAGCGTCAGCTCTATCAGCGGGCCGTTGCGGCTTAGGCTGCATTGCAGCTGGCCACCGGCATCGGTGTAACGCAAGCTGTTTTCTAATAAATTGCTGAGCACTTGCGTGAGGCGGCCAGCATCGGCCTTGACGTACAGCGGCTCTGACGGAATCTGGCTGCTCAGCGTCAGGCTGGCAGCCTGTATCCGTGGGCGGTAACGTTGCAGCGCTTCGCTCATGAGCGCGCACAAATCGATTCTTTGCAACTGAAACGCCAGCTCACCGGCATGCGCCAGATTGACCTGATGAATATCGTCGACCAGTTTGCCCAAATGCAGCACTTCTTCATGCAGTGATTTCAAAGCGTCCGCACTGGTCGGGCGAATCCCATCGATCAGCGCTTCAATCTCGCCGCGTATCACGGTCAGCGGCGTGCGCAGCTCGTGCGAGACGTTGGCCAGCATTTTGCTGCGTTGCGCTTCGTTTTGCTGCAGGGTTTGTGCCATCGCATTGACATGGCTTGCCAGTTCCCCCAGTTCATCTTGATTGACGATTTCGGCGCGCGCTTCCAGTTGTCCTTGCGAGATGCGTCTGGTCACGCTACGCAGCGATGCAACCGGCTTTAGCAGATGGCGCGCCAGCCAGACCGAGAGTAAGACCGAGAGCAAGATCAGAGCACCGGCCAGCCAGAGTATCTGACGCATCTGCGACAGCAGGAAACCGCTGGCGCTGGTGTGCGCGAGCTGGCGCAAGGGAGCCAGGCTCAAACTAGCGACGTTGCGGCCATCGACGACGACGGCTTGGACCCGGCCGGGCGGCGTGTCGCGCGGGCCTATCAGTACGCGGCCATCTTGATCGATCAGCGACAAAC from Undibacterium parvum includes these protein-coding regions:
- a CDS encoding ATP-binding protein, which produces MRLTIARKIALAIVAIVILSVGTMAWITSQNLKSGFIGYLNQLEAEHLQEVSLLFAEDYRRYGNLDRFADNRRAMRDVLDAARARLPDQQSNADASAGVSDALDQRPPRRPPPPGRARSERPERPERPDRPDRPDRPDHPDRPDRQDRPPREEFPPGRPPAPDPMGFGPRLSLIDQDGRVLIGPRDTPPGRVQAVVVDGRNVASLSLAPLRQLAHTSASGFLLSQMRQILWLAGALILLSVLLSVWLARHLLKPVASLRSVTRRISQGQLEARAEIVNQDELGELASHVNAMAQTLQQNEAQRSKMLANVSHELRTPLTVIRGEIEALIDGIRPTSADALKSLHEEVLHLGKLVDDIHQVNLAHAGELAFQLQRIDLCALMSEALQRYRPRIQAASLTLSSQIPSEPLYVKADAGRLTQVLSNLLENSLRYTDAGGQLQCSLSRNGPLIELTLEDSAPGVPDGSHTRLFERLYRADQDRSRQRGGSGLGLSICKALVESNHGKIAALPSSLGGIKIVIRLPAVP